GAGACTGTAAAATTCTTTGTGTAAACGGCAAAATGAACTCATAAGAATTTAGAAATTCTTTCTTCAAAAATAACAGAAAACTGAGATATAACATAGGACCAATTCCGGAGTGTGCTGGTCCATTTTTTAGAAATATCCTTGTAACTTAGGAAAAGCATTTTTGTCAATGCCTCATCATTTGGGAACTGGGTTTTTGCCTTGGTTACTTTCCTGAACTGACGGTGAAGAGCTTCCACGGCATTTGTCGTATAAATAATGCGTCTGATTTCATCAGGGTACTGAAAAAACACTGAAAGATTTGGCCAGTTTTCTCTCCATGACCTGATTACAAGCGGGTACTTTTTCCCCCATTTTTCATCCAGTTTATCGAGCTCATAAAGACCTGCTTCGGCAGTTGGGGCATTATAAACCGGCTTTAATTCTTTCATAAACTGTTTCTGATCCTTAGTCGAAATGTACTTAAAGCTGTTTCGGATCTGGTGAATTATGCATTTCTGAACCTGTGTTTCAGGGAATACACTTTCGATGGCTTCCGTAAATCCTTTCAGGCCGTCAACACAGGCAATCAGAATGTCCTGGACTCCCCGATGACGCAGTTCGTTTAATATATTCATCCAGAACTTTGAAGATTCGGCCTCACCTATCCAGATGCCAAGCATATCCTTGTAGCCATTTATATCAATGCCTAAACAGGTATAGGCTGCTTTATTTACTACTCTTCCATCTTCTTTGACCTTGTAGTGTATGGCATCCAGGAAGACAATAGGATAGATCGATTCAAGTGGCCTGGTCTGCCACTCCTTTACCATTGAAATCATGGAATCTGTTATGTTAGAAACTGATGTGGGACTCAATTTTACGCTGTACATCTCTTCAAAATGGGCCTGAATGTCACGGACACTCATACCCTTGGCGTACATCGATATTATTTTATCTTCCAGCCCCCCCAGTGTCCGCTGGTGCTTGGGTACGGCAATCGGCTCAAACTCTCCATTACGGTCACGGGGAATTGTGATGTCAATTTCACCTTCATCGGTCTTAAGCGTCTTTTGGGACTTACCGTTCCTGCTGTTGCCGGAGTTATTACCCTCAGGGTTATGTTTGTCATAGCCTAAGTGCTCCGTCATCTCACTTTC
This genomic stretch from Ignavibacteria bacterium harbors:
- a CDS encoding IS256 family transposase, which encodes MVKISDDAIELFKKKLASAKSYEDLMGKGGAIKDLIKSSLEQLLESEMTEHLGYDKHNPEGNNSGNSRNGKSQKTLKTDEGEIDITIPRDRNGEFEPIAVPKHQRTLGGLEDKIISMYAKGMSVRDIQAHFEEMYSVKLSPTSVSNITDSMISMVKEWQTRPLESIYPIVFLDAIHYKVKEDGRVVNKAAYTCLGIDINGYKDMLGIWIGEAESSKFWMNILNELRHRGVQDILIACVDGLKGFTEAIESVFPETQVQKCIIHQIRNSFKYISTKDQKQFMKELKPVYNAPTAEAGLYELDKLDEKWGKKYPLVIRSWRENWPNLSVFFQYPDEIRRIIYTTNAVEALHRQFRKVTKAKTQFPNDEALTKMLFLSYKDISKKWTSTLRNWSYVISQFSVIFEERISKFL